Proteins from a single region of Pyrus communis chromosome 6, drPyrComm1.1, whole genome shotgun sequence:
- the LOC137736554 gene encoding dirigent protein 16-like, with the protein MFKQTFSSIFTVLLIANMQIAILVVAAVEPAAVGSEPVLEIYMHDILGGSSPTARPITGLLGNIYSSEVPFAKPIGFLPPDGAVAIPNANGAIPTVNGANGLPLGTGLSGTSFAGNPNGEKNGNTATQLAPDGLGLGFGTVTVIDDILTSSPELGSQTIGKAQGVYVASSADGSSQLMAFTAMMEGGEYNDNLNFFGVYKIGSSKSQLSVTGGTGKFKNANGIAELKPLIPPGQRATDGAETLLRITVHLKY; encoded by the coding sequence ATGTTCAAGCAGACATTTTCGTCTATTTTCACTGTACTGCTGATTGCAAATATGCAGATAGCAATACTAGTTGTGGCTGCAGTTGAACCTGCAGCTGTGGGCAGCGAACCAGTTCTGGAAATATACATGCATGACATCCTTGGAGGGAGTAGCCCTACGGCTAGGCCAATCACTGGCTTGCTAGGCAATATATACAGCAGTGAAGTGCCCTTTGCAAAGCCGATAGGGTTCCTTCCTCCAGATGGTGCTGTGGCTATTCCTAATGCCAACGGTGCCATTCCAACTGTGAATGGAGCCAATGGTCTCCCACTAGGAACCGGCTTATCTGGTACATCCTTCGCCGGAAATCCTAATGGTGAAAAGAATGGCAATACAGCTACCCAACTGGCACCAGACGGGTTGGGACTAGGCTTTGGGACAGTCACCGTTATTGATGACATACTGACCTCTAGTCCCGAATTGGGTTCACAGACAATTGGGAAAGCTCAAGGAGTCTATGTGGCAAGCTCTGCGGATGGATCAAGTCAGCTGATGGCATTTACGGCTATGATGGAAGGAGGGGAGTACAATGATAACCTCAACTTCTTCGGAGTGTACAAGATTGGGAGTAGCAAGTCACAACTGTCAGTGACTGGCGGGACGGGCAAGTTCAAGAATGCCAATGGAATTGCAGAGTTGAAACCACTGATTCCTCCAGGTCAACGAGCAACAGATGGTGCAGAAACATTGCTAAGGATTACCGTTCACTTGAAGTACTGA
- the LOC137736552 gene encoding dirigent protein 18-like — translation MFNQSLLSILITLLIASLVKAAVDPVQASGHEPILEMYMHDILGGSSPTARPITGLLGNIYGGQVPFAKPIGFLPPQGGVAIPNANGAIPTVNGINGIPLDTGLAGTTFSGKQSGQVPQTPLSADGLSLGFGTITVIDDILTTSPELGSQTIGKAQGVYVASSVDGSTQMMAFTAMIEGGEYGDTLNFYGIFKIGISMSHLSVTGGTGKFRSASGFAEVRSLIPPGQHVIDGAETLLRIIVHLSY, via the coding sequence ATGTTCAACCAATCACTTCTTTCGATTTTGATCACATTACTAATTGCCTCACTGGTCAAGGCAGCAGTTGACCCAGTCCAAGCCAGTGGCCATGAGCCAATCCTTGAGATGTACATGCATGACATCTTGGGAGGCAGCAGCCCCACAGCTAGGCCCATCACCGGTCTACTTGGCAACATCTACGGCGGCCAAGTGCCCTTTGCCAAGCCTATAGGCTTCCTGCCGCCACAAGGCGGGGTAGCCATTCCCAATGCTAATGGAGCCATTCCAACTGTCAACGGCATTAATGGGATTCCACTTGACACCGGCTTAGCTGGTACAACATTCTCTGGAAAACAAAGTGGTCAAGTTCCTCAGACTCCATTGAGTGCAGACGGTTTGAGCCTGGGATTTGGAACTATCACTGTCATCGATGATATTTTGACGACATCACCTGAGCTGGGATCGCAAACGATTGGAAAGGCCCAGGGCGTCTACGTGGCCAGCTCAGTTGACGGGTCGACGCAGATGATGGCGTTCACAGCCATGATTGAAGGAGGTGAGTATGGGGACACCTTGAACTTTTATGGGATATTCAAAATTGGGATCTCCATGTCACACTTGTCTGTGACTGGAGGGACTGGCAAGTTCAGGAGTGCAAGTGGGTTTGCTGAGGTCAGGTCCCTCATACCTCCTGGCCAACATGTCATTGATGGGGCTGAGACTTTGCTCAGGATCATCGTCCATTTGAGTTACTGA
- the LOC137738003 gene encoding hydroxyethylthiazole kinase-like, which yields MESKSNFKPEEEEPEAIVWAQKAWALLSSVRAKSPLIQCITNYVSMDLMANTLLSAGASPAMLHSIEELPDFTPQVHALCINVGTLSADWLPAMKVAAELAHNSGKPWVLDPVAAGASGFRLKACLELVELKPTVIRGNASEIIALANASVGPTKGADSSHESTDAMESAKSLAQSSGALVAVSGAVDIVTDGKRVVGARNGVAMLTKITATGCSVTALIAAFVAVDQSHVLEATASALSIFGIASEVGMKLANGPASLRMHLIDSLYRLDEVCVLSHVKIGSLS from the exons ATGGAGAGCAAGTCCAACTTCAagccagaagaagaagaaccagaGGCAATCGTGTGGGCCCAGAAAGCGTGGGCCCTACTATCTTCAGTTCGAGCCAAATCACCGCTCATCCAGTGCATCACCAACTACGTGTCAATGGATCTGATGGCCAACACTCTCTTGTCCGCGGGTGCATCACCCGCCATGCTCCACTCCATAGAAGAACTCCCCGACTTCACGCCTCAGGTCCACGCGCTCTGCATCAACGTGGGCACGCTTTCCGCCGACTGGTTACCGGCCATGAAGGTCGCCGCTGAACTGGCGCACAACTCCGGCAAGCCTTGGGTTCTCGACCCAGTTGCCGCCGGCGCCTCAGGTTTCCGGTTGAAGGCTTGTTTGGAGCTTGTGGAGCTTAAGCCTACTGTTATTAGGGGAAATGCGTCCGAGATTATCGCCCTCGCCAATGCTTCTGTGGGACCTACCAAG GGGGCAGACAGTTCCCATGAATCAACAGATGCAATGGAATCAGCAAAATCACTGGCTCAATCCAGTGGTGCCTTAGTTGCGGTTTCTGGAGCTGTCGACATTGTTACAGATGGGAAGAGAGTTGTTGGTGCTCGTAATGGGGTTGCCATGTTGACAAAGATCACGGCAACCGGATGTTCAGTCACTGCCCTGATTGCTGCCTTTGTTGCTGTTGATCAATCGCATGTTTTggaagctacagcttctgcatTATCGATATTTGGGATTGCGAGCGAGGTGGGAATGAAACTGGCAAATGGTCCAGCTTCGTTGCGGATGCACTTGATAGATTCACTCTACAGGCTCGATGAAGTATGCGTGCTTTCTCATGTTAAAATCGGCAGCTTGTCATGA